Proteins co-encoded in one Gossypium arboreum isolate Shixiya-1 chromosome 11, ASM2569848v2, whole genome shotgun sequence genomic window:
- the LOC108456461 gene encoding uncharacterized protein LOC108456461, with translation MAFWSAENATKAYLKTLKMGQNAKEPNAAEFISALAAGNNAQLMVAACADAADYTTLALVAAAHQTGGRVICILPGTEQLRSSKQILGYDACRVEFVVGDARNLLLSQYTEADFVLIDCNLENHEGMVRAVPAGTKRNGAVVVGYNAFAKGSWWSGGSKTQLLPIGEGLLVTRIKPNALVKRSQWIVKVDKCTGEEHVFRVRFPQGKGIKA, from the exons ATGGCTTTCTGGTCTGCTGAGAATGCCACAAAAGCATACCTCAAAACCTTGAAAATG GGCCAAAACGCTAAAGAACCAAACGCAGCCGAATTCATATCCGCCCTTGCAGCGGGCAACAACGCGCAGCTAATGGTCGCAGCATGTGCCGATGCTGCCGATTATACCACATTAGCTCTAGTAGCAGCCGCTCATCAAACAGGCGGCCGTGTCATTTGCATCCTCCCCGGCACCGAACAACTCCGATCATCGAAGCAAATCCTCGGTTACGACGCTTGTCGTGTCGAGTTCGTAGTCGGTGATGCTCGAAATCTACTGCTAAGCCAATACACAGAAGCCGATTTCGTGCTTATTGATTGCAACCTAGAGAATCATGAAGGCATGGTTCGAGCAGTGCCGGCTGGCACGAAACGAAATGGAGCTGTCGTTGTGGGTTATAACGCATTTGCTAAAGGTTCGTGGTGGTCCGGTGGATCGAAAACTCAATTGTTGCCGATAGGAGAAGGGCTGCTGGTCACTAGGATCAAACCAAATGCTTTGGTGAAGAGAAGCCAATGGATTGTAAAGGTGGATAAATGCACTGGGGAAGAACATGTGTTTAGGGTCAGGTTTCCACAAGGGAAAGGCATCAAAGCTTAG